The following coding sequences are from one Candidatus Nitrohelix vancouverensis window:
- a CDS encoding type I restriction endonuclease subunit R, producing MTKEQQIEEVLIAKLKELKYSYREDIRDRVGLEQNFREKFEALNRVHLTDSEFARLRDEIVNADVFTASKTLRERNSFEREDGSPLNYTLVDIKDWCKNEFEVINQLRLNTENSHHRYDVILLINGVPVVQIELKTLDVSPRRAMEQIVEYKNDPGNGYANTLLCFIQLFIVSNRSNTYYFANNQKQQFSFNAEERFLPIYQLAGEDNAKITHLDEFTDRFLAKCTLGQMISRYMVLVASEQKLMVMRPYQIYAVKAIVDCIHQNRGNGYIWHTTGSGKTLTSFKASTLLKDNPDIDKCLFVVDRKDLDRQTREEFNKFQEGCVEENTNTETLVRRMLSEDYADKVIVTTIQKLGLALDENSRKAQLHKKKGKQTYKERLEPLRNQRIVFIFDECHRSQFGENHKAIKAFFPKAQLFGFTGTPIFEANASYQQFDGSLGSYKTTEDIFQKQLHAYTITHAIEDNNVLRFHIDYFGEKPKDEKGKAKAAGKKKSTPAPQAVVQEILKKHEASTSQRRFNAILATASINNAIEYYELFKEAQAKKRIEDDNYRPLNIACVFSPPAEGDKDVQQLQEDLPQEKQDNETEPDRKKAALKTIIDDYNRQYACNHRINEFDLYYQDIQQRIKDQKYPNSDYPHKNKIDIAIVVDMLLTGFDSKYLNTLYVDKKLKHHGLIQALSRTNRVLNDTKPYGNVLDFRYQEEAVDEAISLFSGANKDSARKIWLVDPAPTVIERFDGAVHKLKQFMDSQGLACAPEQVHQLKGDIARSEFINHFKEVQRLKTQLDQYTDLNEEQAGRVKTLLPEEQLRGFRGAYLETAQRLKAQQGKHSEAEDPVQQLDFELVLFSSALIDYDYIMSLIAASTEGQQGRQTMTRQQLIELIGASANLMDERDDIVAYINSLQTGEELDEKTVRTGYETFKAEKSAKALADLAEKHELTREALQEFVDLVMDRMIFDGEQLSDLFAPKDLGWKARTKAELALMEDLIPLLKKLAEGRDISGLAAYE from the coding sequence ATGACAAAAGAGCAACAAATAGAAGAAGTCCTGATCGCCAAGCTGAAAGAGCTCAAATACAGCTATCGGGAAGATATCCGTGATCGGGTCGGGCTTGAGCAAAACTTCCGCGAAAAATTCGAAGCGCTCAACCGCGTTCACCTCACCGATTCAGAGTTTGCCCGTCTGCGTGATGAAATCGTCAACGCCGATGTATTCACCGCATCCAAAACCTTGCGCGAACGCAACTCCTTCGAGCGCGAAGACGGCTCGCCGCTGAATTACACGCTGGTCGATATCAAAGACTGGTGCAAAAACGAGTTTGAAGTCATCAACCAGCTACGCCTCAACACCGAAAACAGCCATCACCGTTACGATGTGATTCTGCTCATCAACGGCGTGCCCGTGGTGCAAATTGAACTCAAAACCCTGGACGTCAGCCCGCGCCGCGCCATGGAGCAGATTGTCGAATACAAGAACGACCCCGGCAACGGCTACGCCAATACCCTGCTCTGCTTCATTCAGTTGTTCATTGTCAGCAATCGCTCCAATACCTATTATTTCGCGAACAACCAAAAACAACAATTCAGCTTCAACGCCGAAGAACGTTTTCTGCCCATCTACCAACTCGCAGGCGAGGACAATGCAAAAATCACTCATCTGGATGAATTCACCGACCGCTTTCTCGCCAAATGCACGCTGGGCCAGATGATCAGCCGCTACATGGTTCTCGTGGCTAGCGAGCAAAAGCTCATGGTCATGCGTCCTTACCAGATCTATGCGGTCAAGGCCATTGTCGATTGCATCCATCAGAACCGGGGCAACGGCTATATCTGGCACACCACCGGAAGCGGCAAGACCCTCACTTCCTTCAAGGCCTCCACACTGCTCAAGGACAATCCAGACATCGACAAATGCCTGTTCGTGGTCGACCGCAAAGACCTCGACCGCCAGACCCGCGAAGAATTCAACAAGTTTCAGGAAGGTTGCGTGGAAGAAAATACCAACACCGAAACGCTGGTGCGGCGCATGCTCTCGGAAGATTACGCGGACAAAGTCATCGTCACCACCATCCAGAAGCTCGGCCTCGCTCTGGATGAAAACAGCAGAAAAGCCCAGCTACACAAGAAGAAAGGCAAACAAACCTACAAGGAACGGCTGGAACCCCTGCGCAATCAGCGCATTGTTTTTATTTTTGACGAATGCCACCGCTCCCAGTTTGGCGAGAACCACAAAGCCATCAAAGCCTTCTTCCCCAAGGCGCAACTCTTCGGCTTTACCGGCACGCCCATTTTTGAAGCGAATGCCAGCTACCAGCAATTTGACGGCTCCCTGGGCTCCTATAAAACCACGGAAGATATTTTTCAAAAACAACTGCACGCCTACACCATCACCCACGCCATTGAAGACAACAACGTACTGCGCTTTCATATCGACTACTTTGGCGAAAAGCCGAAAGACGAAAAAGGCAAAGCGAAAGCCGCAGGCAAAAAGAAATCGACGCCTGCGCCACAGGCCGTGGTGCAGGAGATTTTAAAAAAACACGAGGCCTCCACCAGCCAGCGCCGTTTCAACGCAATTCTGGCCACCGCCTCCATTAACAACGCCATTGAATACTACGAACTGTTCAAAGAAGCCCAGGCTAAAAAACGGATTGAAGACGACAACTACCGACCCCTCAATATCGCCTGCGTGTTCTCTCCCCCGGCGGAAGGCGATAAAGACGTCCAGCAACTGCAAGAAGACTTGCCGCAGGAAAAGCAGGATAACGAAACAGAACCGGACAGGAAAAAAGCCGCGCTGAAAACCATCATAGACGACTACAACCGCCAATACGCTTGCAATCACAGGATCAACGAATTCGATTTGTACTATCAGGACATACAACAACGCATCAAGGACCAGAAATACCCCAACAGCGATTACCCGCACAAAAACAAAATCGACATCGCGATTGTGGTCGATATGTTGCTCACCGGCTTCGACTCCAAATACCTCAACACCCTGTATGTGGATAAAAAACTCAAACACCACGGCCTGATCCAGGCTCTCTCGCGCACCAATCGCGTGCTCAACGACACCAAGCCCTACGGCAATGTGCTGGATTTTCGTTATCAGGAAGAAGCTGTGGACGAAGCCATCAGCCTGTTTTCCGGCGCGAATAAAGACAGCGCCCGAAAAATCTGGCTGGTCGATCCCGCCCCCACAGTCATCGAGCGCTTCGACGGCGCCGTCCACAAGCTGAAACAGTTCATGGATTCGCAAGGCCTGGCCTGCGCCCCAGAGCAGGTGCATCAGTTGAAAGGCGATATCGCGCGGAGCGAGTTCATCAACCATTTCAAGGAAGTGCAACGCCTCAAAACCCAGCTCGACCAATACACCGACCTGAACGAAGAACAGGCCGGGCGCGTCAAGACGCTCCTGCCCGAAGAACAACTGCGCGGCTTTCGCGGCGCCTATCTGGAAACAGCGCAACGCCTCAAGGCGCAACAAGGCAAACACAGCGAAGCGGAAGACCCCGTGCAACAACTCGACTTCGAGCTGGTATTGTTTTCCTCGGCCCTGATCGATTACGACTACATCATGAGCCTGATCGCCGCCTCCACCGAAGGGCAACAGGGAAGACAGACCATGACCCGCCAGCAACTGATCGAACTGATCGGCGCCAGCGCCAACCTGATGGACGAACGCGACGACATCGTGGCCTACATCAACAGCCTGCAAACCGGCGAAGAACTGGACGAAAAAACCGTTCGAACAGGCTACGAAACATTCAAGGCCGAAAAATCCGCCAAGGCGTTGGCCGACCTGGCGGAAAAACACGAACTGACCAGAGAGGCCCTGCAAGAATTTGTCGATCTCGTCATGGACCGCATGATCTTCGACGGCGAACAGCTCAGCGACCTGTTCGCGCCAAAGGACCTGGGCTGGAAAGCCAGAACAAAAGCCGAACTGGCCCTGATGGAAGATTTGATACCGCTGTTAAAAAAACTCGCCGAAGGACGCGACATCTCGGGGCTGGCGGCTTATGAGTGA
- a CDS encoding restriction endonuclease subunit S, translated as MSEPKTKKLVPKLRFPEFKNAGEWEEKRVSALISTVTPPKKLSTAKYLTEGSYPIIDQSQNYISGWTDDREALITESLPLIIFGDHTCSLKIATEPFAQGADGIKIIKTKNLVDTIYLFQCLQYKPIVMEKYKRHFSTLREKWIQYPSIETGEQQKIADCLSSLDKLISAQNKKIESLKVHKKGLMQQLFPAEGKTLPELRFSEFKNTGEWKEKRLEQLGELVSGLTYSPDDIRDHGLLVLRSSNVKNGEIVLEDNVFVTPDINGANLSKPNDILICVRNGSKALIGKNALIPKGMPRCTHGAFMAIFRAKAANFVFQLFQTEAYTRQVAGDLGATINSINGRQFLKYCFVVPSPEEQKKIADCLSSFDKLISAQSRKVKLLKAHKKGLLQQLFPSVDKVGA; from the coding sequence ATGAGTGAGCCGAAAACAAAAAAGCTGGTCCCCAAACTGCGCTTCCCCGAGTTTAAGAATGCCGGGGAGTGGGAGGAGAAAAGGGTTTCTGCCCTAATATCTACGGTGACGCCACCGAAAAAGCTATCCACAGCAAAGTATTTAACCGAAGGTTCATATCCGATTATTGACCAATCGCAAAATTATATTTCTGGTTGGACCGATGATCGGGAAGCATTAATTACAGAATCTCTTCCATTGATTATTTTTGGTGATCATACTTGCTCCCTAAAGATTGCGACGGAACCATTTGCGCAAGGTGCCGATGGAATAAAAATAATCAAAACAAAAAATCTAGTCGATACAATTTATCTGTTCCAATGTTTACAATACAAGCCGATTGTAATGGAGAAGTACAAAAGACACTTTTCAACTCTTAGGGAAAAATGGATTCAATATCCTAGTATAGAAACTGGCGAACAACAAAAAATCGCCGATTGTCTGTCTTCCCTCGACAAACTCATCAGCGCACAGAACAAAAAAATAGAGTCATTGAAGGTTCATAAAAAAGGCCTCATGCAACAACTCTTCCCCGCCGAAGGAAAAACCCTCCCCGAACTCCGCTTCTCCGAGTTCAAGAATACGGGAGAGTGGAAAGAAAAAAGGCTGGAACAACTAGGAGAACTTGTGTCAGGGCTTACATATAGTCCTGATGACATAAGGGATCATGGCTTATTAGTCTTAAGGTCTTCTAATGTGAAAAATGGTGAGATTGTTCTTGAAGATAATGTTTTTGTCACTCCTGATATTAATGGAGCCAATCTCTCAAAACCCAACGATATACTTATATGTGTCCGAAATGGATCAAAAGCTTTGATTGGTAAAAATGCGCTTATTCCGAAAGGGATGCCACGGTGCACGCACGGAGCGTTTATGGCGATTTTTAGGGCAAAGGCGGCAAACTTTGTATTCCAACTTTTTCAAACCGAAGCATATACAAGGCAAGTTGCTGGCGATTTGGGAGCAACTATTAACTCTATAAACGGTCGACAATTTTTAAAATACTGTTTCGTAGTTCCTTCACCAGAAGAACAAAAAAAAATCGCCGATTGTTTGTCTTCCTTCGACAAACTTATCAGCGCACAGAGCAGAAAAGTAAAATTATTGAAAGCTCATAAAAAGGGCCTCCTGCAACAACTCTTCCCCTCTGTTGATAAGGTTGGCGCATGA
- a CDS encoding AAA family ATPase, protein MSDQSTDFADLNALVRHMRKKLNNKNYILMFAYNGVGKTRLSMAFKEAGKNGGTEEEEKRDTLYFNAFTEDLFSWDNDLENDAERVLKLNSKSKFFSGLQDVEMDNRIRPLLQRYADFDFKINTDDWTVSFEREIVKGESSEMVEHIKVSRGEENIFIWCFFLAVAQLAIDEQEAYSWVKYIYIDDPISSLDDNNAIAVASHLAQLLNDQGRIKVVISSHHTLFFNVMCNALKKPKKYFLCKDEATRMYLLKNTGDTPFFHHVALLRQLHDAKESGQLYTYHFNMLRNILEKTASFHGFNNFSACIKQDKGESDDIVHARLINLLSHGDYSLFEPREMLKDTKDSFIKILDDFMKNYRFNPELFPEKEEQESEEATS, encoded by the coding sequence ATGAGCGATCAAAGCACAGACTTTGCCGATTTGAATGCGCTGGTTAGACATATGCGCAAAAAGCTGAACAATAAAAACTATATACTCATGTTTGCTTACAACGGAGTCGGCAAAACACGCTTGTCTATGGCGTTCAAGGAAGCGGGAAAGAACGGCGGTACGGAAGAGGAAGAAAAAAGGGACACCCTGTATTTTAACGCTTTTACTGAAGATTTGTTCAGCTGGGATAACGATCTTGAAAATGACGCCGAAAGGGTGTTGAAGCTCAATTCAAAATCGAAATTTTTTTCAGGTTTGCAAGATGTGGAAATGGATAACCGTATTCGCCCGCTCTTGCAACGCTATGCAGATTTTGATTTTAAAATTAATACAGATGACTGGACAGTCAGCTTTGAGCGCGAAATTGTTAAGGGTGAAAGTAGCGAAATGGTTGAGCATATTAAAGTTTCTCGCGGAGAGGAAAATATTTTTATTTGGTGTTTTTTTCTCGCCGTCGCGCAACTCGCTATTGATGAGCAGGAAGCTTATAGTTGGGTGAAGTATATCTATATTGACGACCCGATTTCGTCGCTGGATGATAATAATGCCATTGCCGTGGCCAGTCATCTGGCGCAACTGCTCAATGATCAAGGCAGAATCAAGGTGGTGATTTCTTCGCACCACACCTTATTTTTTAATGTGATGTGCAATGCGCTTAAAAAACCCAAGAAATATTTTTTATGCAAAGATGAAGCAACCAGGATGTATTTGTTGAAAAATACGGGCGACACGCCATTCTTCCATCATGTCGCCTTATTAAGGCAACTGCATGATGCGAAGGAATCAGGACAATTGTATACTTACCATTTTAATATGTTACGTAATATTTTAGAGAAAACCGCCAGCTTTCACGGTTTCAATAACTTCTCGGCCTGCATTAAGCAGGATAAGGGCGAGTCCGATGATATAGTTCATGCCCGGCTGATCAATCTGTTAAGCCATGGTGATTATTCACTGTTTGAACCCAGAGAAATGCTGAAGGATACCAAGGATAGCTTCATTAAAATATTAGATGATTTTATGAAGAATTATCGATTCAACCCTGAATTATTTCCAGAGAAGGAAGAACAGGAATCGGAAGAGGCGACCTCGTAA
- a CDS encoding type I restriction-modification system subunit M gives MTENDQKQLGATLWAIADQLRGAMNADDFRDYMLSFLFLRYLSDNYENAAKKELGKDYPKLEAGDKRAPLALWYAANAKDVADFEKQMRRKVHYVIEPAHLWSSIAEQARTQDNELLNTLQQGFSYIENQSFENNFQGLFSEINLNSEKLGKNYAARNAKLCTIITKIAEGIADFSTDSDVLGDAYEYLIGQFAAGSGKKAGEFYTPQEISTILSGIVTLDSQNPASGKKKKLRKVLDFACGSGSLLLNVRNQLGARGIGKFYGQEKNITTYNLARMNMLLHGVRDSEFEIHHGDSLLNDWDTLNEMNPAKKLECDAVVANPPFSYRWQPNEALGEDFRFKSYGLAPKSAADFAFLLHGFHFLGDEGVMAIILPHGVLFRGGAEARIRTKLLKDSNIDTVIGLPANLFFSTGIPVCILVLKKCMKFDDVLFINASEGFAKGKRQNRLLPEHTDKIIDTYQYRKEEERFSRRVSMKEIEKNDYNLNISRYVSTARPDKKIALQEVNDELVELEKEIVSATIRHNEFLDKLGLPPLPIDKKKIDAS, from the coding sequence ATGACCGAGAACGATCAAAAACAATTAGGAGCCACCCTCTGGGCCATTGCCGACCAGTTGCGCGGGGCGATGAATGCGGACGACTTCCGCGATTATATGTTGTCGTTTTTGTTCCTGCGTTATCTTTCGGATAATTACGAAAACGCCGCTAAAAAAGAACTGGGTAAGGATTATCCCAAACTGGAGGCAGGGGACAAGCGCGCTCCCCTGGCGCTGTGGTACGCGGCCAATGCGAAGGACGTCGCCGATTTTGAAAAACAGATGCGCCGCAAGGTGCATTATGTGATCGAGCCTGCGCATTTGTGGAGCAGTATCGCGGAGCAGGCCAGAACGCAAGACAACGAACTGCTGAATACTTTACAGCAGGGATTCAGTTACATCGAAAACCAATCCTTTGAAAATAATTTTCAGGGCTTGTTTTCGGAAATCAATCTGAATTCTGAAAAGCTGGGCAAAAATTACGCCGCCCGAAACGCCAAACTCTGCACCATCATCACCAAAATCGCAGAGGGCATTGCAGATTTTTCCACGGATAGCGACGTGTTGGGCGACGCTTATGAATACCTGATCGGTCAATTTGCCGCAGGTTCGGGCAAGAAGGCGGGCGAGTTTTATACGCCGCAGGAGATTTCAACGATCCTTTCCGGAATTGTCACCCTGGACAGTCAGAACCCGGCCAGCGGCAAGAAGAAGAAACTGAGAAAAGTTCTGGATTTTGCCTGCGGCTCCGGCTCCCTGCTCCTGAACGTGCGTAACCAGTTGGGCGCGCGCGGTATTGGAAAATTCTACGGGCAGGAAAAAAACATCACCACCTACAACCTTGCGCGTATGAACATGCTGTTGCACGGGGTGAGAGATTCGGAGTTTGAAATTCATCACGGCGATTCCCTGCTGAACGACTGGGACACGCTGAATGAAATGAACCCAGCCAAAAAACTGGAATGCGATGCGGTGGTGGCCAATCCGCCCTTCAGCTATCGCTGGCAACCCAATGAAGCGCTGGGCGAAGACTTCCGTTTTAAAAGCTACGGTCTGGCGCCCAAGTCTGCCGCCGATTTTGCTTTTTTACTGCACGGCTTTCACTTTTTGGGCGATGAAGGGGTGATGGCGATCATCCTGCCTCATGGGGTTTTGTTTCGCGGCGGCGCGGAAGCGCGCATTCGCACCAAATTGTTAAAGGACAGCAATATAGACACGGTGATCGGTTTGCCCGCCAACCTGTTTTTCTCCACGGGGATTCCTGTGTGCATTCTGGTCCTGAAAAAATGCATGAAGTTCGACGATGTTTTGTTCATCAACGCCAGCGAAGGCTTTGCAAAGGGCAAGCGACAGAACCGCCTATTGCCGGAGCACACCGATAAAATTATTGATACTTATCAGTATCGCAAGGAAGAGGAACGATTTTCGCGCCGGGTGTCGATGAAGGAAATTGAGAAAAATGACTACAATCTGAATATTTCCAGGTATGTCAGCACCGCCAGGCCAGATAAAAAAATAGCCTTGCAGGAGGTGAATGATGAGTTGGTGGAACTGGAGAAAGAAATCGTTTCCGCCACTATCCGTCACAATGAATTCCTTGATAAGCTTGGCCTGCCCCCCCTGCCGATTGACAAAAAAAAGATTGACGCAAGTTAA
- a CDS encoding helix-turn-helix domain-containing protein, whose product MTAFLSVIQLSRFLGVKPKTLYSWVSKKVIPHYRIEGLILFKKQEVEAWIETRHQNPEDPRNPKANEFEDEYSL is encoded by the coding sequence ATGACAGCGTTCTTGTCAGTGATTCAATTATCCCGGTTTCTGGGAGTCAAACCCAAAACCCTGTATTCGTGGGTCAGTAAGAAAGTGATTCCGCATTATCGAATAGAGGGATTGATTCTTTTCAAGAAACAGGAAGTCGAAGCATGGATTGAAACGCGCCACCAAAACCCGGAAGACCCTCGAAACCCCAAGGCGAATGAGTTTGAGGATGAATATAGCCTTTGA
- a CDS encoding tyrosine-type recombinase/integrase: MALYRQKGSKVWWMSYSLGGRQRRKSTGTDNKKIAESIYFKVKTQIAEGRYFENSKGKDKTLRDLFSRYIKEVTPQKNPVAMNDEKRISRRLLDFLGNLKLAEVTTDHVARYVTHRRKKIAPATINRELAYLSATYNQAIKVWGWHRDNPVSRIKREKEQKRVKYFPENEFQEIFNLLAEWVKPIVLLAKNTGLRLSNVVFLEWSEVNIKTRLIVLDAKKVKNSHSLGIPMTQQVFEVLTEQERKRRSGSPHVFINREGKPYTKWGVYRAFKKACKTAGYPDYRFHDLRHDFCSKLVQAGVDIYTVKELAGHKNIATTLGYAHLNPERLKQAVSVLDYHSSIIIDEKGLAAKDVNP; this comes from the coding sequence ATGGCCCTTTATAGACAGAAGGGAAGCAAGGTTTGGTGGATGAGTTACTCACTGGGAGGACGTCAACGCCGCAAATCAACGGGAACGGATAACAAGAAGATTGCCGAGTCGATCTATTTCAAAGTCAAAACCCAGATTGCGGAAGGACGGTATTTTGAAAACAGTAAGGGCAAGGATAAAACCCTGCGCGATCTGTTTTCACGATACATCAAGGAAGTGACGCCGCAGAAAAACCCGGTCGCTATGAATGACGAGAAGCGCATTTCCCGAAGGCTTCTTGATTTTCTTGGCAACCTCAAGTTGGCGGAAGTCACAACCGACCACGTTGCCCGGTATGTAACGCATCGAAGAAAGAAGATTGCGCCCGCTACCATCAATCGGGAACTGGCTTATTTATCGGCAACGTACAATCAGGCGATAAAAGTCTGGGGATGGCATCGGGACAACCCGGTATCCCGCATCAAGCGGGAGAAAGAACAAAAGCGGGTGAAGTATTTCCCGGAAAATGAGTTTCAGGAAATATTCAACCTGCTTGCAGAATGGGTAAAGCCCATCGTTCTTTTAGCGAAAAACACGGGGCTACGGCTTTCCAATGTAGTGTTTCTGGAATGGTCCGAAGTGAACATCAAAACTCGGTTGATCGTACTGGATGCCAAGAAAGTGAAGAATTCTCACTCGCTAGGCATACCCATGACGCAACAGGTTTTTGAAGTTTTAACGGAGCAGGAAAGAAAACGAAGGTCTGGCAGTCCTCATGTTTTTATCAACCGGGAAGGCAAGCCGTATACCAAGTGGGGCGTTTATCGGGCGTTCAAGAAAGCCTGCAAAACGGCAGGGTATCCAGATTACAGGTTCCACGATCTCCGACATGATTTTTGTTCCAAGTTGGTTCAGGCCGGAGTGGATATCTACACCGTGAAGGAACTGGCAGGGCATAAGAACATAGCCACCACACTAGGTTATGCGCATTTGAATCCGGAAAGGTTGAAACAGGCGGTATCAGTTCTCGATTATCATAGTTCTATCATAATCGACGAAAAAGGGCTTGCTGCGAAAGATGTAAACCCTTGA
- a CDS encoding response regulator encodes MKRILIVDDSSTFRAIARMELAKGDFEILEALDGESALEILEEEVVDLVTMDLEMPGINGFETVRRLREKQAETSPENVGNPPVIFITSDDSMEVRRQGFDVGGADYITKPFVSGELLNSIHRILYPENLFKGLKLLVVDDSPTIRSMLLNILKGEGITAIPANNGKEALRIFQEQEVKFDMVLTDLVMPEMDGLQLCKALRHDLNQKDLPIFLLSGSANKDDVLRLYHAGITDYLSKPFAREELIARIRVHINSLLLNRELVQKVEQLKKLSKLKDEFLSIASHDLRNPLGNIKLSAELIAEGQVSEEETEEYLEVIQSTSQYLLELINDLLDLGHLQDERELDKSIFAFSSLVKESIQSLAQLAVNKNIQIEYQETSLQINGNAAALRRVITNLLSNAIKFTPEGGEIRLILEAPDDTNMQLTVQDNGIGIPANKIPVLFDKFTSASQAGTRGEKSAGLGMYIVKQLVEKHSGTITVESEPGKGTRFQIILPTIQ; translated from the coding sequence ATGAAGCGAATCCTCATAGTAGACGACAGTTCTACCTTCCGCGCCATCGCCCGCATGGAGCTGGCGAAAGGCGATTTTGAAATTCTTGAAGCGCTCGACGGCGAATCCGCCCTCGAAATTCTGGAAGAAGAGGTCGTTGATCTGGTCACGATGGACCTGGAGATGCCCGGCATCAACGGATTCGAAACCGTGCGCCGCCTGCGCGAAAAGCAGGCCGAAACTTCGCCCGAGAATGTTGGCAACCCGCCCGTTATCTTCATCACCAGCGACGATTCCATGGAGGTTCGGCGCCAGGGTTTTGACGTCGGAGGGGCCGACTACATCACCAAACCCTTCGTCTCCGGCGAATTGCTCAACTCCATTCACCGCATCCTGTATCCCGAAAATTTATTCAAGGGCTTGAAGCTACTGGTCGTCGACGACAGTCCGACCATCCGCTCGATGTTGTTGAATATCCTCAAGGGCGAGGGTATCACCGCCATTCCCGCGAACAACGGCAAAGAAGCGCTTCGGATTTTTCAGGAGCAGGAAGTGAAATTCGACATGGTCCTGACCGATCTGGTCATGCCGGAAATGGATGGACTGCAACTCTGCAAAGCCCTGCGCCACGATCTGAACCAGAAAGACCTGCCCATTTTTTTGCTGAGCGGTTCCGCCAACAAGGACGACGTCCTGCGCCTGTACCATGCGGGCATCACCGACTACCTCAGCAAACCCTTCGCCAGAGAGGAATTGATAGCGCGCATCCGCGTTCATATCAATTCACTCTTACTCAATCGCGAACTGGTTCAAAAAGTGGAGCAGTTAAAAAAACTCAGCAAGCTGAAAGACGAATTCCTTTCCATCGCCTCGCACGATCTGCGCAACCCCCTGGGCAATATCAAACTCAGCGCCGAACTCATCGCCGAAGGCCAGGTATCGGAAGAGGAGACCGAAGAATATCTCGAAGTCATTCAAAGCACATCTCAATACCTGCTAGAGTTGATCAACGATCTTCTCGATCTTGGTCACTTGCAGGACGAGCGCGAACTGGACAAATCGATCTTCGCCTTTTCATCATTGGTGAAAGAAAGCATCCAGTCGCTTGCGCAACTGGCGGTGAACAAAAATATCCAGATCGAATATCAGGAAACCTCTCTGCAAATCAATGGAAACGCCGCCGCGCTGAGGCGCGTTATCACCAATCTTCTCTCCAACGCCATCAAGTTCACCCCCGAAGGCGGAGAAATCCGCTTGATTTTAGAAGCTCCAGACGATACAAATATGCAACTCACAGTGCAAGACAACGGCATTGGCATACCGGCGAACAAGATACCCGTTCTGTTCGACAAGTTCACCAGCGCATCGCAAGCGGGAACGCGCGGAGAGAAAAGCGCCGGACTGGGAATGTATATCGTCAAACAACTCGTGGAAAAACACAGCGGAACGATCACGGTCGAAAGCGAACCGGGAAAAGGAACCCGCTTCCAGATTATCCTCCCAACAATTCAATAA